The Cohnella abietis genome has a segment encoding these proteins:
- a CDS encoding mandelate racemase/muconate lactonizing enzyme family protein encodes MKITEVEAIYLRIPDLDAAQCDGTQDTLVIRIHTDEGIVGVGEVDSSPLVAKAVVDAPASHSIAVGLRSLLIGENPIEIERLWDKMYRGTIYFGRSGPALHAISGVDIALWDILGKAMNRPVCEMMGGVFNRKLKAYASMLMPETIVEAARMGEQYAKQGYKAMKFGWGPIGRDAKFDEAQVKAIREAVGDDIDIMIDAGLAWDLKGALRMADIYEKYGVYWLEEPVHSNDIAGYRELADRTKISIAGGEQESGRLAFQRLLDEGHLDIIQPDLARVGGLTEGKRIAYLAYDRHKKVVPHAFKTGVLVAASTHFAAAIPNGFMIEHTVSKSPLVRDLVSREVEFKDGYVTVPLDRPGLGIDIDEEVLNRYRVR; translated from the coding sequence ATGAAAATTACAGAAGTTGAAGCCATTTATTTAAGAATACCCGACCTGGATGCCGCACAATGCGATGGAACACAGGATACGCTCGTTATTCGTATTCATACAGATGAAGGAATCGTAGGCGTTGGAGAGGTTGATTCATCACCTTTAGTCGCGAAGGCTGTCGTTGATGCTCCAGCTTCCCACTCGATCGCTGTCGGTCTTCGTAGTCTGCTGATTGGGGAAAATCCAATTGAAATCGAGCGACTGTGGGACAAAATGTATCGAGGTACGATTTACTTCGGTCGTTCTGGTCCTGCACTGCATGCGATTAGTGGTGTTGATATCGCCCTATGGGACATTCTCGGCAAAGCGATGAACCGTCCCGTTTGCGAGATGATGGGTGGCGTATTCAATCGGAAGCTGAAGGCTTATGCCAGCATGCTCATGCCGGAAACGATTGTAGAAGCGGCCCGCATGGGGGAGCAATACGCGAAGCAAGGGTATAAAGCAATGAAGTTTGGCTGGGGCCCAATTGGACGGGATGCTAAGTTTGACGAGGCGCAGGTGAAAGCCATACGCGAAGCCGTTGGTGATGACATCGATATTATGATTGATGCGGGACTTGCTTGGGATTTGAAGGGTGCGCTGCGGATGGCGGATATTTACGAGAAATACGGCGTGTACTGGCTGGAAGAGCCTGTTCATTCTAATGATATCGCGGGGTATCGTGAGCTTGCTGATCGGACGAAGATTTCCATTGCAGGAGGGGAGCAAGAGAGTGGAAGACTTGCTTTCCAACGACTGCTCGATGAAGGACATTTGGACATTATACAGCCTGATCTTGCTAGAGTCGGTGGATTGACTGAAGGGAAAAGAATTGCTTATTTGGCTTATGATCGTCATAAGAAGGTTGTTCCGCATGCCTTTAAGACTGGCGTTCTGGTAGCGGCTAGCACACATTTTGCTGCTGCGATCCCCAATGGCTTCATGATCGAGCATACGGTTTCGAAATCGCCGCTGGTTCGGGATTTGGTCAGCCGGGAAGTGGAATTCAAAGACGGATACGTTACTGTTCCTCTCGATCGTCCGGGACTTGGGATTGACATCGATGAAGAGGTTCTGAACCGTTACCGGGTCCGTTAA
- a CDS encoding cupin domain-containing protein: protein MSQGEWQQISPSIRRKILPSGKQLMSMLVEFKQGGYGPEHAHPHEQLGYVVYGKIKMILGDEDVVLETGEQIWVPSDVPHSVIALEDSLVLEVFTPLREDLLASMHVTNETEMSS, encoded by the coding sequence ATGTCGCAAGGTGAGTGGCAGCAAATATCCCCGAGTATTCGTCGCAAAATTTTACCGTCAGGCAAGCAGCTGATGAGTATGCTTGTTGAATTCAAGCAAGGGGGATATGGACCGGAGCACGCTCATCCCCATGAGCAGCTTGGATACGTCGTATACGGGAAAATAAAAATGATACTAGGTGACGAGGATGTTGTGTTGGAGACGGGGGAGCAGATTTGGGTTCCAAGTGACGTCCCACACTCCGTCATTGCCCTTGAGGATTCGCTCGTGCTTGAAGTCTTTACCCCTTTACGCGAGGATTTGTTAGCATCAATGCACGTAACTAATGAAACGGAGATGAGCTCATGA
- a CDS encoding zinc-dependent alcohol dehydrogenase, with amino-acid sequence MKALVYEGPRLMNMREVPTPELKPDEVLIRVERTGICGSELGGYLGHNSLRKPPLIMGHEFAGVVEQLGDQVSTLQLGERVTANPLVTCGTCTYCRNGQSQLCGARALLGAHRPGAFAEFVAVPARNVYPLPDHVSMDEGAFAEPFACAIHICRLLELTPTDRLLVYGAGPIGLFALQAAQVYGLRDIVIIDLNESRLEIARELGGIAVTGLDQLKPGSEGEFDAVIDAVGAEVTRRKSMQAARPGGRVIFTGLHEAESNLPVNEMIRSETSVKGAFAYSQDDFDTAVKWIGQGRVNLLEWTETASLSDGGASFEKLIAGPGKVAKILLRVNE; translated from the coding sequence ATGAAAGCATTAGTCTATGAAGGTCCTCGCCTGATGAACATGAGAGAGGTCCCCACTCCAGAGTTGAAGCCGGATGAGGTACTCATACGCGTGGAACGAACGGGAATATGCGGCTCGGAGCTTGGAGGCTATCTCGGTCATAACTCCTTGCGCAAGCCGCCGCTTATTATGGGGCATGAATTCGCGGGTGTGGTCGAGCAGCTTGGAGATCAAGTATCCACGCTTCAACTGGGGGAACGAGTTACCGCAAATCCACTCGTAACCTGCGGCACCTGCACCTATTGCCGTAATGGACAATCGCAGCTTTGCGGTGCGAGGGCCTTACTTGGAGCACATCGACCGGGGGCATTCGCTGAATTCGTTGCAGTCCCAGCTAGAAACGTCTATCCTCTACCAGATCATGTATCAATGGACGAGGGGGCATTCGCAGAGCCATTTGCTTGTGCTATTCATATCTGTCGTTTGTTAGAGCTAACGCCTACCGATAGATTGCTTGTATATGGGGCCGGTCCGATTGGTCTGTTTGCCTTGCAGGCGGCTCAGGTATATGGTCTTCGGGATATCGTTATTATTGATTTGAATGAATCCCGGCTTGAGATCGCGAGAGAGCTAGGAGGCATCGCAGTCACAGGTTTGGACCAGCTGAAGCCGGGTTCTGAAGGCGAATTTGATGCTGTAATCGATGCGGTAGGAGCTGAGGTTACTAGGCGTAAGAGTATGCAGGCTGCGCGACCTGGCGGAAGAGTCATATTTACAGGCTTGCACGAGGCGGAGAGCAACCTACCTGTGAATGAGATGATTCGTAGCGAAACTTCGGTGAAGGGTGCATTTGCCTATTCGCAGGATGACTTCGATACAGCGGTGAAATGGATCGGACAAGGACGCGTGAACCTATTGGAATGGACCGAGACGGCTTCCTTAAGCGATGGCGGAGCCAGCTTTGAGAAGCTGATCGCAGGACCCGGGAAAGTAGCGAAAATCTTGTTGCGTGTGAATGAGTAG